The Miscanthus floridulus cultivar M001 chromosome 7, ASM1932011v1, whole genome shotgun sequence genome includes a region encoding these proteins:
- the LOC136464743 gene encoding zinc finger protein ZAT5-like encodes MQTSSELVAQTKKTTNTKTAALTLLMTTTTPTSSSTDDHSTADLVQVDDSHGHHQPLAAAVKRKQRTKRPRHHPPAAASSSASASVSSSESTTTEEEDMAHCLILLAQGAAGASVVDSKPSPAVLPSSTLPTAPHQNQAPPPPAAPPRAERYTSRKYTEAAATPDGVRAGFYVYECKTCNKCFPTFQALGGHRASHKKPRLAATADGDIAAAVNVDGTTTTTATKAPPMAATTTTALPSPPPLAVQRQPQPRPLQTAAIDIAAATSAAFPDVTVTTALSLSSVAAAAASGKLRVHECSICGAEFASGQALGGHMRRHRAVTTAIVAADTTGNSNNKKESSAGINLELDLNLPAPSDEEAAVVSLLPPPPPPPPAAVMLGLGRFNDGKKAGLMLTASALVDCHY; translated from the coding sequence ATGCAAACATCGTCGGAGCTGGTGGCCCAAACGAAGAAGACCACCAACACCAAGACGGCGGCGCTCACCCTTCtcatgacgacgacgacgccgaCCTCGTCCTCCACGGACGACCACTCCACCGCCGACCTGGTGCAGGTGGACGACAGCCACGGCCACCACCAGCCCCTCGCTGCCGCCGTCAAGCGCAAGCAGCGCACCAAGAGGCCGCGCCACCACCCGCCCGCCGCGGCCTCCTCCTCCGCGTCCGCGTCCGTGTCATCGTCCGAGAGCACCACCACCGAGGAGGAGGACATGGCGCACTGCCTCATCCTCCTCGCCCAGGGCGCCGCGGGAGCCTCCGTCGTCGACTCCAAGCCATCGCCGGCGGTGCTGCCGTCGTCCACGCTGCCCACGGCGCCACACCAGAACCAGGCGCCGCCCCCTCCCGCCGCGCCGCCGAGGGCCGAGAGGTACACCAGCCGCAAGTACACGGAGGCGGCCGCCACGCCGGACGGCGTCAGGGCCGGCTTCTACGTCTACGAGTGCAAGACCTGCAACAAGTGCTTCCCCACCTTCCAGGCTCTCGGCGGCCACCGCGCCAGCCACAAGAAGCCGCgcctcgccgccaccgccgaTGGCGACATCGCCGCCGCGGTCAACGTCGatggcaccaccaccaccacagcaaCGAAGGCGCCACCgatggcggcgacgacgacgaccgcgTTGCCGTCCCCACCTCCCCTAGCTGTTCAGCGTCAGCCTCAGCCGCGTCCTCTCCAGACGGCGGCGATCGACATCGCCGCCGCCACGTCCGCCGCCTTCCCGGACGTCACCGTCACCACCGCGCTCAGCCTCAGCAGCGTCGCCGCTGCTGCCGCGAGCGGCAAGCTGAGGGTGCACGAGTGCTCCATATGTGGCGCCGAGTTCGCGTCGGGGCAGGCGCTGGGCGGCCACATGCGGCGCCACCGCGCGGTCACCACGGCGATCGTCGCCGCGGACACCACCGGTAACAGCAACAACAAGAAGGAAAGCAGCGCGGGAATCAACCTGGAGCTGGACCTCAACCTGCCGGCGCCGTCCGACGAGGAAGCTGCCGTCGTGTCGCttcttccgccgccgccgccgccaccgccggcggcCGTCATGCTCGGTCTCGGCCGGTTCAACGACGGCAAGAAGGCTGGGCTCATGCTGACAGCCTCAGCACTGGTGGATTGCCATTATTGA
- the LOC136467929 gene encoding uncharacterized protein, translated as MEPPPPPAPATHSAPVRVLSRTPPPASPPPSSAGPAPSPASRDGVVAVGFVGGAGSARLADRILDAHVFSPGGSAGTLAGSVRYHRDAGRRMVFLHLTPPPAPLQAAVRGCGDGDLPDPEMLFMFSVCHVIIFMQEGFRFNTQTLKKFRLLQSSKHALAPFVKSLVAAAMPAKTVASDAPTRATHRASSISPPARRGGHAGRQSSAISLMSGTSSNPSVLPGQCIPALLFVFEDDAVDVSSAAASSDDMGDASSSNQGSTSDGLSKQSLASKSSGSVVMLARAANKSEGNSGKKLHSSLEGQIRVLLKKCRVLAGMEPGHIGLRGVSNMSHHLPLFSLDTSRVVALLERYINKKREPLDIIAGLFEDSLCSKSPLDILSLENNYNPTNSDDFQLIKDFIFRQSDALRGRGGYSSNASAGSVSGVGMVAAAAAAAAASAASGKPVNAPDLPTFDKWFSISTSILTALLSGRNVLSGQSESKTDTSPIEKNDQLPAAGSNAIEIALSCLESNNGLNMKFSSSWCQRVLPAAKEIYLKGLPAFYPTSMHEVQLQKALRSFGSMVKGPAVRVFSKKLEHECRAIWESGRQQCDAVSLTGRPCKHRRHGDFSSSDAMKQHSSGYVFLHACACGRSRRLRDDPFDFETANVSFSCFQNCDDLLPTLALPRGSDAGSFSVSSWRLVRLGGARYYKPTKGLLQSGFSSKERYLLRWIISVGKGQVRNGIRSNTVTSSTRSGMNPQTPPMVTGEVKSAVTQVTAQIKSAKLESSGKQPEMEPMSNSGINFGKGLPNFIMKKPFAEVVAGTTSKDSEFPALQQMRPPKPGGRKDERQMNIGDQANGRGHAAVSQGPVAETESAKASRNKSSENSDGKPFLQIGSNIVLVMVGDETRETNQPVQQFVVYVGFEHECPYGHRFLLSEKHMKEIDPSCLQYQRPHLNKEAEGKHAQKLLQNASGLIASAVDINSTRKNSKPLQSSGRNSQQQSLQLRVDAETSQPSPWLSDPQNGKRGEHYFPSITIDDGGEAFSLMNRNLPIYMHCPHCKISERKEHQDVKFAGAVSQLQRIFIVTPDFPVLLASCPLVQFEGSCLPSNVSDHDREGSFSIGCRVILPPESFLTMRLPFVYGVETKEGSTFPLKNFEQQPELTAWLVGGTALQIVSVGDVTEKETIMK; from the exons atggagccgccgccgcctcctgctcCGGCGACCCACTCCGCGCCCGTCCGCGTGCTCTCCCGCACTCCGCCGCCGGCCTCCCCGCCCCCCTCCTCCGCGGGCCCCGCACCGTCGCCCGCCTCCCGCGACGGGGTCGTCGCCGTCGGCTTCGTCGGCGGCGCAGGGAGCGCCCGCCTCGCGGACCGGATCCTCGACGCCCACGTCTTCTCCCCCGGCGGCTCAGCTGGCACCCTCGCCGGGAGCGTCAGGTACCACCGCGACGCCGGCAGGAGGATGGTGTTCCTGCACCTCACGCCCCCGCCTGCGCCGCTCCAGGCGGCGGTAAGAGGCTGCGGCGACGGCGACCTCCCGGACCCGGAGATGCTCTTCATGTTCTCT GTCTGCCACGTAATTATATTTATGCAAGAAGGCTTCAGATTTAACACACAAACCTTAAAGAAGTTCCGACTGCtgcaatcttcaaagcatgcttTGGCTCCATTTGTCAAGTCATTGGTAGCAGCTGCAATGCCTGCCAAAACTGTTGCCTCTGACGCCCCAACAAGAGCAACCCATAGGGCTTCCTCCATATCCCCTCCAGCACGCCGTGGAGGTCACGCTGGTCGTCAGTCCTCGGCCATCTCACTTATGTCCGGAACCAGTTCAAATCCTTCTGTATTGCCAGGCCAATGCATTCCTGCATTGCTCTTTGTCTTTGAGGATGATGCGGTTGATGTTTCAAGTGCTGCAGCAAGTTCCGATGATATGGGTGATGCATCTTCATCAAATCAGGGTTCTACCTCTGATGGATTATCAAAACAAAGCTTAGCTTCAAAGAGTTCTGGTTCAGTGGTTATGCTTGCCCGAGCAGCAAACAAATCTGAGGGTAATTCAGGCAAAAAACTGCATTCATCCCTGGAGGGACAGATCCGTGTCTTGCTCAAGAAGTGCAGGGTACTTGCAGGCATGGAGCCAGGGCATATTGGCCTGAGGGGTGTAAGTAACATGAGTCATCATTTACCCCTGTTCTCACTCGATACCTCGAGGGTTGTTGCACTGTTGGAACGGTACATTAATAAGAAACGGGAGCCACTGGACATCATTGCAGGATTATTTGAAGATTCTTTGTGCTCCAAATCGCCATTGGATATTCTTTCACTGGAAAACAACTACAACCCAACAAACAGTGATGACTTTCAGTTGATCAAGGATTTTATATTTCGGCAGTCTGATGCGCTGAGAGGGAGAGGGGGATATTCAAGCAATGCAAGTGCTGGGTCTGTTTCTGGTGTTGGCatggtggctgctgctgctgcagcagcagcagcatcagctGCATCTGGGAAACCAGTTAATGCACCTGATCTCCCTACTTTTGATAAATGGTTTTCCATAAGTACCTCTATTCTAACTGCACTGTTGAGTGGAAGAAATGTGCTGAGTGGTCAGTCTGAAAGCAAGACTGATACAAGTCCTATTGAGAAGAATGACCAACTTCCTGCTGCAGGATCTAATGCTATTGAGATCGCATTATCGTGCTTGGAAAGTAATAATGGGCTGAACATGAAATTTTCTTCATCATGGTGCCAAAGGGTGCTTCCGGCTGCTAAGGAGATTTACCTGAAAGGTTTGCCTGCCTTTTACCCCACAAGCATGCATGAAGTGCAGCTACAGAAGGCATTGCGGTCCTTTGGCTCGATGGTTAAAGGACCAGCAGTCAGGGTATTCTCAAAGAAGCTAGAACATGAGTGCCGGGCAATATGGGAATCTGGAAGGCAGCAATGTGACGCTGTTAGCCTAACTGGCAGACCATGTAAGCACCGCAGGCATGGAGATTTCTCTTCATCAGATGCAATGAAGCAACATTCTAGTGGATATGTATTCCTCCATGCATGTGCCTGTGGCCGGTCACGTCGCCTTAGAGATGATCCTTTTGACTTTGAGACAGCCAATGTGTCTTTTAGTTGTTTCCAAAATTGCGATGATCTACTACCTACCCTTGCGCTTCCAAGAGGCAGCGATGCTGGTTCATTTTCAGTATCTTCTTGGCGCTTGGTGCGTCTAGGAGGAGCAAGATATTACAAGCCAACAAAGGGGCTCCTCCAAAGTGGATTTAGCTCCAAGGAGAGGTATCTTCTAAGGTGGATTATATCTGTTGGTAAGGGGCAAGTGAGAAATGGCATTCGTTCTAATACTGTTACTTCATCCACAAGATCTGGTATGAACCCTCAGACTCCCCCAATGGTCACTGGTGAAGTAAAATCTGCTGTAACCCAAGTCACAGCACAAATTAAATCTGCAAAGCTCGAAAGTTCTGGAAAACAACCTGAAATGGAACCAATGAGCAACTCAGGTATTAATTTTGGTAAAGGTCTGCCAAATTTTATTATGAAAAAACCCTTTGCTGAAGTTGTTGCTGGCACCACATCAAAAGATTCCGAGTTTCCTGCTCTTCAGCAGATGAGGCCACCGAAACCTGGTGGTCGAAAAGATGAGCGCCAAATGAATATAGGAGACCAGGCTAATGGCCGAGGTCATGCAGCTGTCAGCCAAGGGCCTGTAGCTGAAACTGAATCTGCGAAAGCAAGCAGAAACAAGAGTAGTGAAAATTCTGATGGGAAACCCTTTTTACAGATAGGGAGCAATATAGTACTAGTGATGGTTGGAGATGAGACTAGAGAAACTAATCAGCCGGTACAACAGTTTGTTGTGTATGTTGGATTTGAGCATGAGTGTCCCTATGGTCATCGCTTCTTACTGTCAGAGAAACATATGAAGGAGATTGATCCTTCCTGTTTGCAGTATCAAAGACCTCATTTAAACAAAGAAGCAGAAGGCAAGCATGCACAAAAGTTGCTCCAGAATGCATCTGGTTTAATTGCATCTGCAGTGGACATAAACAGTACACGGAAAAACAGTAAGCCATTGCAATCATCAGGGAGAAACAGCCAGCAGCAATCACTGCAGCTGAGGGTTGATGCAGAGACTTCACAACCTTCTCCTTGGCTTTCAGATCCACAGAATGGCAAAAGGGGGGAGCATTATTTTCCAAGCATTACAATTGATGATGGCGGAGAAGCATTTTCACTGATGAACAGAAACTTGCCAATATATATGCACTGTCCACATTGCAAGATCTCAGAAAGGAAGGAACATCAAGATGTAAAGTTTGCTGGTGCCGTGTCGCAACTTCAACGGATTTTCATT GTGACACCTGATTTCCCTGTCCTGTTGGCAAGCTGCCCACTTGTACAGTTTGAG GGGTCATGTTTGCCATCAAATGTCTCTGATCATGATCGAGAAGGATCATTCAGTATTGGGTGCCGAGTTATCCTCCCACCTGAGAGCTTTCTTACAATGAGGCTTCCTTTTGTCTATGGTGTTGAGACAAAAGAGGGAAGTACATTTCCTCTCAAAAACTTTGAGCAACAACCAGAACTCACAGCATGGCTTGTTGGAGGCACAGCCTTGCAAATCGTATCGGTAGGGGACGTCACTGAGAAAGAAACCATTATGAAGTGA
- the LOC136467930 gene encoding xyloglucan endotransglucosylase/hydrolase protein 31-like, translating into MAAAAPAGHRHALLGAGAAAPPLLLLLLVAAAAAADAQQPPSPGFYPSKRYRARPFSRDFRALWGAQHQSVSGTGNGGGVTIWLDSTSGSGFKSRRAFRSGYFGASVKLQAGYTAGVITAFYLSNADAHPGFHDEVDMEFLGTTPGRPYTLQTNVYVLGSGDGGPGRVVGREVKFHLDWFDPTADFHHYAILWSPTHIIFYVDDVPIRRYPRRSATAAATFPRRPMWVYGSIWDASSWATDDGRYRADYRYSPFVARFSGLLLRACSPRAPPRCRAPGDALSPQQEAAMRWVQRNHMVYNYCLDPKRDHRLTPECIHHADAGDTYPVAHNATSS; encoded by the exons atggccgccgccgcgcctgccGGGCACCGGCACGCGCTGCTTGGAGCTGGTGCGGCGGCGCCGCCCCTACTGCTGCTGCTTctcgtagcagcagcagcagcagcagacgcGCAGCAGCCGCCGTCGCCGGGGTTCTACCCGAGCAAGCGTTACCGTGCGCGCCCCTTCTCCCGTGACTTCCGCGCCCTCTGGGGCGCGCAGCACCAGTCGGTGTCCGGCaccggcaacggcggcggcgtgACCATCTGGCTGGACTCGACGTCCGGGAGCGGGTTCAAGTCGCGTCGCGCGTTCCGGTCGGGCTACTTCGGCGCGTCCGTGAAGCTGCAGGCCGGGTACACGGCGGGGGTCATCACGGCGTTCTACCTGTCCAACGCGGACGCGCACCCGGGGTTCCACGACGAGGTGGACATGGAGTTCCTGGGCACCACGCCCGGGCGGCCATACACGCTGCAGACCAACGTGTACGTCCTCGGCTCCGGCGACGGCGGGCCAGGAAGGGTCGTCGGAAGGGAGGTCAAGTTCCACCTGGACTGGTTCGACCCCACCGCCGACTTCCACCACTACGCCATCCTCTGGAGCCCCACCCACATCAT CTTCTACGTGGACGACGTGCCGATCCGGCGGTACCCGCGGCGgagcgcgacggcggcggcgacgttcCCGCGGCGGCCGATGTGGGTGTACGGCTCCATCTGGGACGCCTCGTCCTGGGCCACCGACGACGGCAGGTACAGGGCCGACTACCGGTACAGCCCCTTCGTGGCGCGCTTCTCGGGGCTGCTCCTCCGCGCCTGCTCGCCGCGCGCACCGCCGCGGTGCCGCGCGCCCGGCGACGCGCTCAGCCCGCAGCAGGAGGCGGCCATGCGGTGGGTGCAGCGCAATCACATGGTGTACAACTactgcctcgaccccaagcgAGACCACAGACTCACCCCCGAGTGCATTCACCACGCAGACGCAGGCGATACATACCCAGTAGCTCATAATGCTACTAGCTCCTAG